The window GCACATACCAAGGAAAAGCttgacaagacaagacagcaTTGCATATGTCTGATCTGGGATCCATCCTACTGTAGCGTCCAAGATTAGACGGAAGGTGATGGTGTTCTAGACCCCATCCCCCCGCCTGTTCTTCCCTCAGGATATAATTGTTAGTCTCACAGTTCCGATTTCGCTGCTTCACATGCTTGCCTGCAGAAGACACGACATAGCAACCGACCTGTCTGAAAGATTTTGACATGATCTTGCCTCATCCATGTCTGAAATCGGTCTCGTCTAAACACTTGATttctcagcagcagctcaatggttaaaaaaaaaaaaaataccgGCATCACAAGTGATCAAGAAGTAAATGTTATATCTTTAGATTAAACACCatatccatcatccatctcacACATAAATATCGCTAAGCTAGCTTTCAGGGGTATTTTTACAACAACGTCATGCCCGCAAACCTTATTCTCAAAAGGGTCAAAACAAGGGACAATgtaaatgaaaaaaaaaaaaaaaagatccaAAACGACACGGCAGAAAAAATATACTTCTTTGGAAGCAAAGCCGTTATGCTTCCCAGGGGTTGCCGCTTCCAGGCCTGCCTGTCTTTTCCACATTGCCTCCCTTCCGTTCCtgcacccccccccccaccttATCCAGATATCAatagaaaaaaaggaaacaaCGCTTTCAAACAATGTTCAAATGACTGGTCGTGACACCCTAATCAGTCGCAGACCCGgacaccttctcctccttcccgaCAGCAGTAGCGGGCTctgagggaggtgtgggaggggcGCTGGAACGAGTGGCCATCTCTTGATGCCCGGTGATGCCGTGCTGAGGGACGACAACATCGCCATCAGCTctctgctccttctccgcaGGAGTCCAGGCAAGGTAGTCACGGCGGACCTCGACGTAGTCGTAGGCGAACTCTCCGTGCTGGTCGTCATCCATGCCGAGAAGCTCAGCCTCGGTGGAAGCACGGAGGTGAAGGCCGGGAACGAGGTCGATGGCCTTGGCGATGAGAGCCGAGACGACAAAGGTATAGCCGCAGCCAGCAAGGATGTAGACAATCTGCTTGTAGAGCTGAGCCCAGTTGCCGTTGAGGAAGCCACCCTGAACGCCCAAGTTGATGCCATCCAGGCCGATGATGTAGtcggcggcgaagaaggcgtTGAAAATAAGACCGACGATACCACCGATGGCGTGTTCGGCGAACACATCGAGAGCATCATCAATGCGGAGGTAGAACTTGATCTTGGTGCCAAAGTTGCAGGCAACGCCCGTAACGACACCAAGCAAAACACTGGCCCAGGGAGTGATGACACCGGAAGCGGGAGTGGCGGCAACGAGGCCAGAGATGGTGCCGGAGCACCAGCCGACGAGCGACCACTTCTTGGCAAGGCGGAAATCGAGAAGGCACCAAGTCATGGCGGCGAACATGGCAGTCAAGCAGGTGTTCCAGCAGGCCATGGCAGCGCGGAGGTTGGCGCCGAAAGCAGAGCCGCCGTTGAAACCGAGCCATCCGAACCAGAGAAGGATAGTGCCGAGAGTAATGAGCGAGATGTTGTGGGGACGGAAGTTGAGCATCATCTTCTCGTTGCGGCGCCCGAGCACCCAGGAGTAGGCCAAAGCGGAAACACCCGAACCAATCTCGACGGGACCGCCACCAGCGTAGTCGAAAACACCCCACTTGAAAGCCCAGCCTTCGGCGCCCCAGGCCCAGTACGCAAGAGGGCAGTAGACGAGAGTAGCCCAGAAGAAAGTAAAGACCATGCCGGGAATGACGCGACCACGCTCAGCAGTAGCACCGATCACGAGGGCAGCAGTAACAGCAGCGAATTGCATCTTCCAACTGTTAGCATCAAGCCACGTGCGCAAGTCGAAATCAGCCAAGTACTTGCCTGGTAAAACGAGTACAGCAGCTCGGGAATGAAGGGGGAGCCCGGAGACTCATCACCCAAAGCGTTGCGGAGGCCAAATCTGTCGAGGTTGCCAATGAAGCCGTTGGTAGCGGTCGGGCTGAGGGCCAGTGAATAACCCCAGAAATACCATTGGAAGACAATGACACTGAAAGACATCATGACGACCCATATTTGCGACAAGGCCGACTTTCTGCGAGCGAGGCCGGAGTAGAGGAAGGCGATGCCGGGAATCATCAGCAGGACCATGCCAGACGACACGAGGATATAAGCTTGGTCACCGGCATTGAAGGGTTCATTGAGGTTATCCCTCGCTGTTGGCACCCCCTGGTTAGCTTGTCGAATGTCATTGAGAGGCGCAATCAGGGCCCGATTGAATGGATAGTGAGATCATTGGATGGTTGTGGCTCTACGTACCGGAATGGAGCGGCGTCGAGGCCGGAGCCGCCTCGGAAGTTGAGTCGGACATGGCGCGGTGTCGAGTCCTTTGCCGACGTGCGTGAACAGAATGCTTGCTAGAGCCGGAGCAGGGCGGGCGCCCGGATGGATAGGGTAGGTAATCAGGGCAGTGGACGGGCGTGAGGGTCGTTTAGTGTCGTCGTAATGGATAGGCAATCTAAAGAATGGATACCTAGGAAgacagaagaaggaggagtagTAGtaggaggagaaggaggaggaggccgagagcAGCCGTTGGGGAAAGGCTGTCGGAAGGTGTATAATTTTCGACACAAGTCTGGTCTGAGACGGGGGAAGGAACGAGAAACAATGGACGAGGGTGGGACAAAGCCTGAGTATATAAACCACCCTACTACGTACGGCATCGGATCCATCGACCgtcccccatcccacccgcAACGCCTATCTAGGAGAGTGGGGAGCAGCGAGAAACCTCTGACGCACGACGCCAATTCAGCGCCAGGGCCCGGGgccggcagcggcaggcACTTTCCACTCAGACTGCCCCTGGTGGGTGAGGCCGGATATGCCTAGCGCAGTCCATCTTTCTGCAGTGTTTCCCGAATCAGTTTCAGTTCCCTCCCAGATTAAGTGGGTTCCAGACGCGGGAAAATATCTTgcctggtgatggggagctgTCCTCTGTTCCGCCTGCTCACCACCATGCTCGGCGACGGCCATCTTCGACGATAGGCCCAGCCCCAGTCGTCTGGGGTCATCCCGGGGACACGCACAGGGCTTCCGCAAGCAGCTAGGCAGTCCTGCGGTACCGGGGTACGGTGGCGCCCAGGTGTGGGACGACCCCCGCTCTGCTCCCACGCTGCGCACGAGCCAGGTACAAGCTGAGAGGTACACCGTACCTCCAGAATGGATCCATCACAGCTGCTGTTCGACTGACTGCCCTGACTTGTGGTCGACGTCGATACCGTTGTCTGAAAAGGTTCTTGAATAGTTTCTACTGCGTAGACTCCTGTCTGTTTTCTTCTACACCTAAGTAAAGACCTCATGCGTACACTCCATGGATGGCCTGTTCTGTTTCGTACCCccactcttcctccctctcgaGCTTCAGCAGCACTGAGCTGGCAGGTCAGGTCAAGTCAAACCATTGCTTATTCAGATAATCCCTCGTGGTCATTATCAGGGCCTCTCTTGGGACTACATCAGCCAAACAGAATAGGCCATATGCAACCTGGATATGGCCTGAGCTCTGGTCAGCTGGTGAAATGTGCAATGTGTAAAATGATGGACATCAGCAATTGCACACAGCCTCAGCTCCAGAGCTCTTGGTTCctggggtgtggtggtgcatCATGTCTGCTAAGTGGGGGTTCGCCGCACACCTGCACACGACCATCTGCTGACGGGTGTGGGTGGAAagaaacccctcccctccctccatcacGCTTGTCTACCCGCATGAACGGTAGGATTGGTTCACTAGGGCGGTAATCGGAATGGGTGCgcaatttttttttgtcgTTTCATTCATTAATCTTTTCGAAGGAGCAGTCTCGAGATTACAGAACATGcatcccttctttttcttgtcatcGGACCACCACACCTCAGGTTGGAGACACACCGATACCGAGGCAGCGGTTTCGTGATGATCTCGGGTTCCCATCAATGGGGTCCTGTCATACACTCTTCACTCTTCCCTACAGCTGACTCCGCCCTACGGAAACGAAGCATGTCGTCAACGGAGACACAAACTTGTTCTGGCTGAGACCTTGAACACCGAGAATAGCTTGTGCAACAAAAGCGAAGCTCCAGTCGTTGTATAAGAAACCCCCATCCTGgagccccccccccttttccaagtCGGATTGTGTTCCTGATCCCCAAGAGCTGAGGTCTTGGATTGCGCCCTTTTCGGtttctgtctgtcttgaTTCGTCTTGACTCGAACTTGGCAAAAGCTTCAGCTGCAGCGTCTTCGCTCCAGGAGGAGTGCACTGCAGCGATCCCGCACCGAGTTGCATGACGGGGCCCAGAGGCCAAGGTAATTAGGGATTGCGAGGCTCTCCTGTGCTCACCGAGCTTTCCGGATTGGCCGTTTGCCTGTGCGACAGAAGCATACTTTGTTGATGATCCCCGATGTCTTTGGTGTAGTCATCGCAGCCGTTGAATTGTCTCCAATGCTAGCGTGCGAATCTGATATTGGAGAACATGGAATTTCGATGAGGCTGGGAACGGAGACTTCTGGGCCGACGTGGGCCCTGGAATCTGTTACCAAAtggtttgtgttttttggGTTCAAGACGTTGAAAAAGAGCCAGTCACAGCGACCCGTTGTCCGGCAATCGGTTGGGCTCTGCCGAATCACAGGCGGCGATCTTTCTTATCTCAGGGCCCCGCTTTCTTCCGCCGATCTTCCACGCACCTTTTCAACTGCATTGCGAAACGTGTGGAGTTGAACCCTCTGAATACCAACACCGGCTAACTGACAACTGCATCACGGGTAGGGAGTAATCAGCAATGAGCCTTTTTGTTATATAAAGCTCGGGGGTAACGAGTGCTGGGCAGACAGACTTGGCGAGCACGGCGAGCAATTCCCCGGTCAACAGCCACAACATCATGtcgacgacaccaccactgaTGAACGATAGCCCCAGGACGCCGACGGACATGTCCAGCCTCGCGGACCTCTCGCCGCTGCATGACCGTACGATTCCAGACCTCAGCGCCAACGCCCAGACCGAACATCTAATCTATCTACCAGCGTGCCAACACAAACATCATGTGGTTTTGCTCAATGAAGTGGCTCGACACCAATAGCTTGAGGGCctctgatggtggtggtgatggcggtggtggacggACGTGGTCTCAAAAGTCCCGCTTTCGGGGTGGACGGAGACGGACGAACCATTGGACTGCTcgttcttcttttcctgaTGTTGCTCTGCACCCCGGATCGCGAAATTGGAAGCGTCGCCAGTCTGCTCGAGTCGTCGGAACCCCTGCCCAAAAGGAAACATGCGACCTGCGGGTTGCTCTCCACCCTGGACCAAACCCCCTGTCAGCAGTGGCGTCCCAAGAAGCTGAGAAAGCGGGTGCCGAGCCCGCCAAGAGATAGGCTTCTTATCTTGAATTCGGGATCCAATCAGAGAGCGCGGGATTTCACAAGGGAAACAGTCAAAGACAACATCACCTCGAAAGCACCCAGATACACACCCCAatcgccaacagcagcagagggAAGCGAATGCCCGTATTGATTTCATTAATTAACGAGTCCTTCATGCAGGCCAGGCCTCCAACGAGAAATTTCTCATTGTTTGAGATGAGTTCATCTTTCTCAAAAGCGCCTTCATCAGTCTAGCCTTTCCTCTCCCCACCAGTTTCGCCAGCCTTACAAATAGAGAGAAACCAGAAACCGCCCCCCATCAGATACGACTTTTTCCGATCTCCACTACAATAGCGGAGCCAAAACCACATGTTTGACGCGCATCAAAGACGAGACGGCAATCCATACTACGATCCCAGAAAGACACACCGATCCAACAGAACCGTCCCATTCCGCCCAGCAGATGGGATGACATGTCACCAGAAGGAAGCCTCAATGCAAGCCAAGGTAAAGTCCGGTCACCTAGTGTTTTAGTGTCCGTCTTTTCCAGTCTGCGGGAGATTACCGGCTGCAAGAGCCGCAAATATCAACTGTATATGCGCGCGGATATATGTGCTGATGTCACCGCAACACCGAGGCTATGAAGCAGCTCCGAGGTCGGGTGAGTCCCACGGATGGCAAAAACTGAGAGTTACGGATgcggaagggggtgagggagatcaTCCTAGGGTTTCTCTCTTGATCAACATTGATTTCCAATCCGTAGAATGCGGCCCACGACGGCGATATTGTATAGTGTATGCGCATCCTCATATAGTGAGATGGAGTGATGGGCCCAACGGACAACCATCATCCAAGCTGCGTTGAGCCTAGACAACGGTTCTTGGACTCCACATTCAAGCGTGATCCACCCTTAGACAGAGCCTCACGAATAGCCACACCATGGACAGGTCGAGAGCCTAGTTCAACTCCATATCTGTGGAATGAGAGGCAAATTGGAGCTGCTGTAGTATATTCCGCGGTTTTCCGTGGCAGCGGAAACAAGCTCGACGGTCATCAACCTAGACTTTGCTTCGTCCTCAATGGGAACAGATGCGGCAACTGAAATAGGACCAATGGGTGTGGCTTCTCGTTCCCCATAGTCAAACTGAGAAAGGTTCTACACTATATCCTGAGATACCAAGTTCAACAAGGGCATTTATTTCATATTAAACCAATAAGCTCCAACAACTGCATCCTACACAAGACTAAAAGCAAACAACCGCGAGAGCAGCTTTTAAAAGGCTATGTTAATTGGTTGGCGTATCATGTCTATCCCCTGACAAGCGGGGCCATCTGCGGTGATGTTTGCCTCAAACATACCTGTGATCGAGTCCACCAAGCTTGCACAATGTCTTGTTTTTGCTTTCAAATTTATATGCTCATCAGTTTTACAAGCATTCTGGTGACTGCATTGCTTCCTACCTCTGTCTTCAGTCTCGAAGTGTTTCTTCCCAGTCTCCATGACATTTAAATTTCCTGGAACACTAGTTCCAACTCAAAGAAACCGCCAGAGTCTTTAAGCAAACAACCCGAGACATGACTTAGTCAAGATAATTGAACCAAAGATGCCTGTCCACGCACCTGTGAGAATCCGGTGATCGCCCGGTATAGAATCCGTCTGGTTTTGGCGTctagagaaagaagaagaggataCCTTCCCTAGAAAGGACAATAcagctgttggaggagaagccgaGCAAAACGAGAGAGCGACAGCTGTCCGTCGTTTGCTCCCCGTCAAAGACTTTCCATCTCGACACCAACAATGCAGTCTTGTGTGTCCATCCCGCCCTCGGACGGTGGCTATGGTAGTCCTCCCGAAAAACACAGTCGACAAgctgacaaccaccacatcataccaccaccaccatcaccaccaccaccaccaccaccaccaccaccaccacaccaccaccaccaacaacaacaacaacaacaacaacaacaacaacaacaacaacaacaacaacaacaacaacaacaacaacaacaacaacaccttcctttaccccttcctccctcccaacaaacacctccaccaccgccaacctccacgagcgcctccaccgcctcgaatcccaccgccaccgtctccaaaccctcctcctcctccaccaacaccccgcaACTTcataaccccccccttccccctggCTGTTCCCCAATACAAGCGAagaacctcctcacccaaccACTTACTTcaacaccccaccacccccttcaatctcaaccaaccccctacTCCCCTCAGGatacaacatcaacccatcAACCTGCAACCACTGGTCCGAACCctaccccaaccccaacactCACACCCCAAACCTCGACAGGCCATGGGAGCCATTTGATGACCAcgagctcaccaccaccgatcgCCCCACGGAGTCGGTGtctcgaaaaaaaaaaaaaaaaaagaataaaaacCGGCGTTTAGCGCCGTGGTGGACTGTTAGCCATGCTCCATAAAAAGCAGTCCTTCAAAAACACACCTATAGACGACCAATATATAAATAAAATCCCTATACCCCCCTTCCTTAACAATCTCCCCATTTCTGTTGTGATCCCATCTGTCTTTCTGCCCACCTTTATCAAAGCCACAGTCCAAGAAAAAAATAACCTCACAAAACACCATTCAcagcaaaacatcaaaaTATGACGGACAACCTCAAAACGAAACCAATATCTCACATTAATCACTACTTCCTGCGGGTAAAATCTATGGAAAAATAACAACGCCTAATGatgctcctccaacccctcataCCTCCCCTCAACATTGGCAATCGCGCTCTGCAGCGCGCTCGTCAGGTCAACATGAAACAGCGGCCGATTGATCCCATGCACCggcgccaccaccgtccgCCCACTGTGCAGCTCCGGCCCCAGCGACATCCTCTTCTGGTGCAAAGAAAGAACCGCATGCTCAAACGTAACCGTCGGTTTTCTCGGAACACTCTCACTCCCGCCCGTCCCAACCTTCTTAGGATCATTTGGCCCacggtgatgatgctgctgctgcttctgctgcttattcccaacctccacatcagcagcagtctgcctcctgctcctcgcaatctccttctcgttcacctccacctcggccgccGCAGCCGCGCTGTGCGACCCCCCAATCTCCGCCACAGAAAAGatgctcctccacctcctgtGCGGCCCGTCCGGCACAACAGTCGGGTACCCaaaccccgccgccgccagcgcccTCTTCGCCCACCGGTTGTTGATGCAGGCAATGTGCCAGTCGACAATATCCGGGCTGGCATACCGGTCCAGCTGATTCCTCACGTCAATCAGCTGCTGCACCGAGGTAATGTCGACGTGGTTCACCGAGCTGAAATCCAGAATCACCGCCTTGAGCGTCGGCAAGCTCACGTCCACCCCCATGATCCCCGCGTCCACCCCGGCCGCAGCCGCCGCCTTCATGTCCTTCCTTGACGGGCCGGGCTCGTTCCAAGGCCGATCGCCAGGCCGGTCGAAATGCGACAGGTTCGTCCGCCGAGTGTGCGCAAAAATGTGTTCCACCAAGTGCTCCAGGCTGCTCCCCGCGTTCGGGTAGCTGAACCCCTCGGCGAACCGGTAGATGAAGATGCCAGGATACGGATTGTCCAGCTCAATCTCGGGGTTGGACCCATCCGCGTGCGTGATAGGCAAGAAGATGTTGCGTGTCGGCGCCTCCTGCGAGCCGGTAAACGTGCCATACCCGGGTACCGGCTGCTGCCTGTCGTTGCCAATAACGCGATTTCCAAGCATGGATTGAACCTTGACACGCCCCAAGAACCGGCCTTTCGATCTCAAAATCCGAAAGAGAAGCATCGCTGCCGAGAGCAGCACCGTGGTGTAGATGCCATTCTCAATGCTCGAAAAGATGGTGACGAACACACCGACAAAAAAGATCAAGACCTCAAATGGTGATACGAGCCAGAACTGATAGATGGTattgggaggggtgatgaggtcGCCGACGGCATGGATAATCACCGCAGAGAGTGACGCGTTGGGAATGTAGTAAAACACGGCCGGCAAGGCGTAGATGGCGAGGAGAACCACAAAGGCTGTGATGACGCCGGCAAACGGAGTCCTCACGCCGGCCTTCGACTTAATGGCAGTGCGACTGAAAGAGCCCGTTGCAGCGTACCCGCCGAGGAAGGGCCCCagcatgttggtgatgccaaTGGCTACCATTTCTTGAGAAGGGTTGATTCTGTAGTTGTTGACCCGACCGAACGACTTCGAGATAGCAATGTGTTCGATGAGCAGCACCACTACAGTAGCGGGCAAGTATCCCATCAGGTTGCTGACAATAGAGGTATTGATGACCGGGACAGCCGCGTTTTGGAACCCTGGCAATACATCAGTCACCAATCTATTTCAGACGTTTGGCTGGTACATACCTCTAGGAACGTCAAACAAGATTTTGAATCTGGCTGTACCCCTCGGCAAGCTCCTGTTGACCAGGTAGCTGATCAGAGTGTAGAGAACAATGACGAACACGACCCTCAACGTCGAAATGAAGAAGGCAAGcttttgatgttttgggtAGTGTGTCCCAATCCACATGCAGACTCCCCTGATAAGGTAAAGCATAGCAAGTGCCGACAACCCCATGGCGGCATCCATACTCGCTGTGTTCAGGTGTTTGAGTATGTTGATGAACACAAGATACGTCGGATCGCGAGTTGAAAAGCCGCTGAGGCCCATCAGCGATGGAACTTGCCCGACAGCAATGCAGATGGCTGAGCCGGTCATGAATGCCGAGAGTGAGGTAAGCGAGATAATATCGACAATCCATCCGCAGCGGATGAGCCCGATGGACACCACAACGGCACCGGCCAAGAGTGCAAGAGCAGATGCAATGACATGGCCTGGAACGTCAGGAAGGACAGCAGCCATATCAGTCACGACAGCGCCGGTAAGTTGAGACATGACAGCAACAGGCTGTCAGAGTGTCAGTAATCTAGCACCAAGACGAGCTTTGGATGCACTTACACCGATGGTGATGTCCTTGGAGGTTGCGAAGAACCAGTAAACAAGAACACCCATAAAGCTCGAATACAGACCAAACTGAACATCCAGGTTGGCCAGTCTGGCATAAGCCATACCTTGAGGTACGACAACAGCGCCGATGGTGATGCCTGTTGTCTGGTTAGTAACAGGGTTCAATAAGCCGGCATTGAGTTCCTTACCAGCAACCAGATCTCCAGCGAGCCATTGAAGGTTGTAGTATCCGATCCAGGAGAGAAACGGAAACAGAGACACCAGATATCGCCATACTTGCGGGCCAGAAGGTACTAATTTCAAAAAAAAGTCATCCACCCTCGGTGACTCCTCCACAAATGTCTGGTCTGTGTTGAAATGGGCTGTTTCTCTTGGGTCATTGACATGGTGATATGGGTCTTTTGGTTGTAGCTGGATTCCCAGCAGCCGGGCCACCTTGTGGCCAACTCCAGATGTCATGGCTAGTTTCTGATGATATGACCACACTGAGAAGAGTCGATGTTGAGTTCTT is drawn from Podospora pseudocomata strain CBS 415.72m chromosome 1 map unlocalized CBS415.72m_1, whole genome shotgun sequence and contains these coding sequences:
- the MEP1_1 gene encoding low affinity high capacity ammonium permease (EggNog:ENOG503NVB7; COG:P), with amino-acid sequence MSDSTSEAAPASTPLHSARDNLNEPFNAGDQAYILVSSGMVLLMIPGIAFLYSGLARRKSALSQIWVVMMSFSVIVFQWYFWGYSLALSPTATNGFIGNLDRFGLRNALGDESPGSPFIPELLYSFYQMQFAAVTAALVIGATAERGRVIPGMVFTFFWATLVYCPLAYWAWGAEGWAFKWGVFDYAGGGPVEIGSGVSALAYSWVLGRRNEKMMLNFRPHNISLITLGTILLWFGWLGFNGGSAFGANLRAAMACWNTCLTAMFAAMTWCLLDFRLAKKWSLVGWCSGTISGLVAATPASGVITPWASVLLGVVTGVACNFGTKIKFYLRIDDALDVFAEHAIGGIVGLIFNAFFAADYIIGLDGINLGVQGGFLNGNWAQLYKQIVYILAGCGYTFVVSALIAKAIDLVPGLHLRASTEAELLGMDDDQHGEFAYDYVEVRRDYLAWTPAEKEQRADGDVVVPQHGITGHQEMATRSSAPPTPPSEPATAVGKEEKVSGSATD
- a CDS encoding uncharacterized protein (EggNog:ENOG503NVZY; COG:P), with product MTSGVGHKVARLLGIQLQPKDPYHHVNDPRETAHFNTDQTFVEESPRVDDFFLKLVPSGPQVWRYLVSLFPFLSWIGYYNLQWLAGDLVAGITIGAVVVPQGMAYARLANLDVQFGLYSSFMGVLVYWFFATSKDITIGPVAVMSQLTGAVVTDMAAVLPDVPGHVIASALALLAGAVVVSIGLIRCGWIVDIISLTSLSAFMTGSAICIAVGQVPSLMGLSGFSTRDPTYLVFINILKHLNTASMDAAMGLSALAMLYLIRGVCMWIGTHYPKHQKLAFFISTLRVVFVIVLYTLISYLVNRSLPRGTARFKILFDVPRGFQNAAVPVINTSIVSNLMGYLPATVVVLLIEHIAISKSFGRVNNYRINPSQEMVAIGITNMLGPFLGGYAATGSFSRTAIKSKAGVRTPFAGVITAFVVLLAIYALPAVFYYIPNASLSAVIIHAVGDLITPPNTIYQFWLVSPFEVLIFFVGVFVTIFSSIENGIYTTVLLSAAMLLFRILRSKGRFLGRVKVQSMLGNRVIGNDRQQPVPGYGTFTGSQEAPTRNIFLPITHADGSNPEIELDNPYPGIFIYRFAEGFSYPNAGSSLEHLVEHIFAHTRRTNLSHFDRPGDRPWNEPGPSRKDMKAAAAAGVDAGIMGVDVSLPTLKAVILDFSSVNHVDITSVQQLIDVRNQLDRYASPDIVDWHIACINNRWAKRALAAAGFGYPTVVPDGPHRRWRSIFSVAEIGGSHSAAAAAEVEVNEKEIARSRRQTAADVEVGNKQQKQQQHHHRGPNDPKKVGTGGSESVPRKPTVTFEHAVLSLHQKRMSLGPELHSGRTVVAPVHGINRPLFHVDLTSALQSAIANVEGRYEGLEEHH